Proteins encoded together in one Vitis vinifera cultivar Pinot Noir 40024 chromosome 4, ASM3070453v1 window:
- the LOC104879186 gene encoding uncharacterized protein LOC104879186 yields the protein MVVHPINPATTHHHHLLLLLLLLLLLRTILYFLLLRTILFLLLPSAAQQWHLHSHRRPLLLPHPAQLRLHHHIRKFLHRPLIITAAGDALVVTIHHIHLIADARDALLTMTIHHTDIDNKNKVERELQQVLKSLSDY from the exons ATGGTTGTCCACCCAATCAACCCCGCTACAACTCACCACCACcatctcctcctcctcctcctcctcctccttctccTTCGGACAATCCTTTACTTCCTCCTCCTCCGGACCATCCTTTTCCTCCTCCTCCCAAGTGCAGCTCAACAATGGCACCTCCACTCACACCGCCGCCCCCTCCTCCTTCCCCACCCAGCCCAACTACGCCTCCACCACCATATAAGAAAGTTCCTACACCGCCCCCTCATCATTACTGCAGCAGGAGATGCTTTGGTGGTGACTATCCACCATATCCACCTCATCGCCGATGCCAGAGATGCCCTCCTGACTATGACTATCCACCACACCGACATTGACAACAAAAACAAGGTTGAGAGGGAACTTCAACAG GTATTGAAGTCTTTATCCGACTACTAA